Below is a window of Oceanipulchritudo coccoides DNA.
GCGTGCAGGAGTTTTCCCTTGTCAGCAAGTCGCTGCGGCCCTTGCCGGAAAAGTGGCACGGCCTGCAGGATGATGACCAGATCTACCGCCAGCGGTACCTCGATCTGATCAGTAACGAAGATTCGCGAAAAGTCTTTCAGACACGGAGCAAGATCATCCGTTGCATCCGCAATTACCTCGAATCAAAGGATTTCACGGAAGTGGAGACGCCCATCCTTACTTCTGAGGCGGGTGGGGCAGCAGCCCGGCCTTTCACGACTCACTTTAACGCCCTTGACTGTCCGTTTTACCTGCGCATCGCCCTTGAGTTGTATTTAAAGCGCCTGCTGGTCGCCGGGATGGACCGGGTTTTCGAAATTGGTCGCAACTTTCGCAATGAGGGCCTTTCGCGCCGTCACAATCCTGAATTTACCATGTTGGAGGTCTACCAGGCCTACAGCGACTACCGGGGCATGATGGAATTGATCCACGGAATGGTGCAGGCGATTTGTGAGGAAGTGCTTGGGACAACAAAAATCACCCGTTACGACGAGACCGTCATTGAGCTGGGTGGTGAGTGGCGGGAAGCCCGTTACAAGGACTTGATTATTGAAAAGACCGGTGACCCGGAATGGTTCAGCCGGAGCAAGGAGGAGAAGCTGGCCTGGTGCGAGGAGGAGGAAATCGAGGTGGATCCCAACCGCGAGGATTTTGAGGTGACCAACGCTGTCTTTGAGAAGCGCATTGAGCCGACTTTGATCCAGCCGACCTTCGTCACACATGTTCCCAAGGAGCTTGTGCCCTTGGCGAAAATTTCGCCTGACGATCCTGACACCGTGGAAGTCTTTGAACTCTGCATTAACGGGCAGGAAATTGCCCCGGCCTACAGTGAGCAGAATGATCCGGCAGTACAGCGCCAGCAGCTGGAACGGCAGGCCGGCGAGGAGCAGCAGAAAATTGACGAGGACTTCCTTCTGGCGCTTGAGCATGGCATGCCACCGGCAGGTGGAATGGGTGTGGGGATCGATCGCCTGATCATCATGCTGACCGGTGTACCAAGTATTCGCGACGTGATTCTCTTTCCTTCACTTAAACCAATCCCCAAGGACCAGTAATTCCACTCCGGACTGTTTGCAGGAAATGAGACTGCCCTGGTACATGTATCTTGCCTTGCGGCAGCTGGCGCCAAGCGGCCGCCGGTTGGGGTCCGTCTTTTTCTTCCTGTCCGTTCTCGGGGTGGCCCTCGGCGTGGCTGTGCTGGTCATTGTGCAGAGCGTGATGGGCGGTTTTGGACAAGTCCACCGCGAGCGGATTATCGATACATCCGGTCACTTGGATGTCACTGAAGGAGGCTATCCTTTTCAAGGCGGCTATGCCCTGGCTGATGCCATTCGTGAGCGGGAGGATGTGGTACAAGTGACGCCGTACGCGCGCGGATTTGTCA
It encodes the following:
- the lysS gene encoding lysine--tRNA ligase, with translation MKDQQIETSDQFAVRQAKLEELRGKGIDPFRTNWDQTHTSAEAAGAWIEDEENSPVVSCAGRLVAIRKMGKASFARILDRAGTLQIYMKKDIVGEEAYDLFKKSLDLGDFIGMRGTLFKTKTGEITLRVQEFSLVSKSLRPLPEKWHGLQDDDQIYRQRYLDLISNEDSRKVFQTRSKIIRCIRNYLESKDFTEVETPILTSEAGGAAARPFTTHFNALDCPFYLRIALELYLKRLLVAGMDRVFEIGRNFRNEGLSRRHNPEFTMLEVYQAYSDYRGMMELIHGMVQAICEEVLGTTKITRYDETVIELGGEWREARYKDLIIEKTGDPEWFSRSKEEKLAWCEEEEIEVDPNREDFEVTNAVFEKRIEPTLIQPTFVTHVPKELVPLAKISPDDPDTVEVFELCINGQEIAPAYSEQNDPAVQRQQLERQAGEEQQKIDEDFLLALEHGMPPAGGMGVGIDRLIIMLTGVPSIRDVILFPSLKPIPKDQ